The Pseudomonas graminis region TCGGCCCAGATGCTGACGCTCAGCGCGTGCATATCGCCCGGCTTAAGCGTCACGACATCGGTCATGACGTTGGCTGTCTCAACGCACACCATGCTTTTCCAGCCATCAGCCTGCATGTCGTCGAAGGTTTTGGTCTTGTCGATCCACGGGTTCCAGACGATGGCCGATTGCGAACCCGTCGTCTGAATCTTAATCCGGCGTTCCCATTTTGGATCGACCACTGAGATCAGGTCGGGCGTGTCCTGATAAATACGGTCGGTCTCGCCGGTGAAGGTGATATTGCCCACCTGCACATTCTGAGTGTCCCAGCTTTCCAGTGTGTTCAGGTACTCCACGCCGTCCAGCCCTTCGACGCTGATCTGGCCGACGTCACTGACCGCGAAATAGCTGTGCAACGCCTGGCTCAGCGTGACGTCTTCAGCGCCAGCGTTGAAGCTCACGAGGCTGACATTCAGCGCTGTATCCAGGCGGATGTGCAGCTTCAAGCCAACGGTGTGCGGCCACCCCGGCAAATGTCCTTCGGCCCGGGGCTGAATGAATTCGACAATCAAGGCGTCGCCATCCTCACCCACGCCCATCAACTCCCAGTCGATCGCTCGAACTTCGCCGTGGGCCTTTGCCGGCTCGTCGCTCTCGCGCATGGCCTGCACGCTGGACGGGTTTTTCTGGAAATTGCCAAACCACGGCCAGCAGATCGGCATCCCGCCGCGAATAGGCTTGCCCGATTTGAACAGCGCGCCCGGGTTGGACCAAATCAGCGGCTCATCGCCGTCCACCTGGTAACTGATGATGTGCGCGCCTTGCTGGGCGATCACCAGTTCGGCCTGACCGTGGCGGATGCGCCAGCAATTAAGCTCACCGAGCTGGAAGGATTCGACGTTTGACGTAGGCATAGGGGTTCTCACTCGAAGGACAGTGACTGACTCAGACTGCGCCAAGCTTGATGAGTTTGTTGCGCAAAGCCAAGGGCGGGCACATCGGCCCCCCTTGGCTTACTGATCAGCGACGAGCCGGCACCGAGCGAGTACGGCCGCTGCCGTCGATGGCGACGAAAACGAACACGGCTTCGGTCACCTTGCGCCATTCGCTGGACAGGGGATCATCGCTCCACACCTCGACCATCATCTGAATCGAGCTGCGGCCGATTTCCAGGGTCTGGGTGTAGAACGACAACTGCGCCCCCACCGCGACGGGCACCAGGAACGCCATGCGGTCGATGGCAACCGTCGCCACACGGCCACCGGCCACCTTGCTCGCCATGGCAGTACCGGCAAGGTCCATCTGGGAAACCAGCCAGCCGCCGAAAATATCCCCGAAGCCGTTGGTTTCGCGGGGTAGGGCGGTAATCTGCAGGGCAAGATCGCCCTGCGGTATCGGATCTTCTTGTTCGAGCTCAATCATTATTGGGTCCCTCTGACCCATGACTCTACTAAGTCTTCATTTTGTTTAAAGGGAAACTCTGCGAAAACGACTTGGGCAAATGGTTTCGCACAACTTCCCTGAAGAGCCCGGTTGAGTCGCGGCCGGCGAGTATATCTGGCGCGTCGTCACGACACGACCGCCGCTTTTTCATGATGCCTTCGCGTCATTGCAATCCATGTGCATTTGTACGCAATTTGCTATCGTGCCGGACCGACCTGGCGCACTACGCCATTTTTGGCACGCAATTTTGATGCCCGATTAACTTTTCGAGTCGAGAAATCGCGTGTGAAGCCGTTACCCACGGTTGAGTCACCGTTGATTTTTCGCCCAAAGAGAGCCTCAAAAGAGAAGCCATTGTCATGTCCTCTGTGCCTTTAAGTGCTACGCAGCCTTCGCGCCCGCTGAACCGCAACGATTACAAAACCCTTTCACTGTCTGCCCTGGGCGGAGCGTTGGAGTTCTACGACTTCATCATCTTCGTGTTCTTCGCAGCAGTGGTAGGCAAGCTGTTTTTCCCCGTAGACATGCCCGAATGGCTGCGTTTGATGCAAACGTTTGGCATTTTTGCCGCCGGTTATCTGGCTCGGCCCCTTGGCGGCATCGTCATGGCGCACTTCGGCGATCTGCTGGGCCGCAAGAAAATGTTCACCCTTAGCATTTTTCTGATGGCCGTGCCGACGCTGATCATGGGCTTGCTGCCTACCTACGCGCAGATCGGCATCTGGGCTCCGATGTTGCTGCTGTTGATGCGCGTCATTCAGGGCGCCGCGATCGGTGGCGAAGTGCCTGGCGCGTGGGTATTCGTTTCCGAACACGTTCCCGCCCGTAACGTCGGTTACGCCTGCGGTACCCTCACGTCCGGTCTGACTGCCGGGATTCTGCTTGGCTCGCTGGTCGCCACCTGGATCAACAGCGTGTACTCGCCCGTTGAGGTATCGGACTATGCCTGGCGGATTCCTTTCCTGCTCGGTGGCGTCTTCGGTCTGATGTCGGTTTACCTGCGCCGCTGGCTGCATGAAACCCCGGTGTTCGCCGAGCTCCAATTGCGCAAGCAACTGGCTGAAGAAGTGCCGCTCAAAGCGGTATTGCGTGATCACCGTGGCGCCGTTGTGCTGTCGATGCTTCTGACCTGGCTGCTCTCCGCCGGTGTGGTGGTGGTCATTCTGATGACGCCGACCCTGCTGCAAAAGGCCTACGGTTTCGCACCCGCCGACACCCTGAAAGCCAACAGCCTCGCCATTGTTTTGCTGAGTCTGGGCTGTATCGGGGCGGGCGCGCTGGCGGATCGGGTCGGCGCGGGGCTGGTCTTCCTGTTCGGCTCGCTGGGCCTGCTGGTGAGTTCGTGGACCTTCTACCACATGATCGGCACGCACCCGGATCTGCTGTATCCGCTGTACGCGATTACCGGCTTGTTCGTCGGCACCATCGGCGCGGTGCCCTTCGTGATGGTCAAGGCCTTCCCGCCGGTTGTTCGCTTCTCCGGGCTGTCGTTTTCCTACAACCTGGCGTACGCCATCTTTGGTGGTTTAACGCCAATGGTCGTCAGCCTGATGTTCGCCGCCAACCCGATGGGCCCGTCCTGGTACGTGGCGATTCTTTGCGCCATGGGCATGGGGATCGGTATTTTCCTGATGAGAAGAAAGCGGGTCGAGTCCTGATCCAGCCTATGACGAATCGTCCCGCTGAAAATCAAGGCTGCCAGTCGTGATGACTGGCGGCTTTCATTTGATTGTCATATTCCGGTCATAGAGTAGTCACATGGCCATCATCGATGGCGGTACTCTTCACCTCGCCAGGAGCAAGGCATGACCTTCAAACGTTTGATGACGGCGCTGACTTTCGTGGCGGCTGGCGTGGCTGTCGACAACGCGAGTGCCGCTGTCGACCCGGCGATCAAGCCCTACGTCAAAACCAGTGGTGTCTCCGGAAATCTATCCAGCGTGGGGTCCG contains the following coding sequences:
- a CDS encoding D-hexose-6-phosphate mutarotase, yielding MPTSNVESFQLGELNCWRIRHGQAELVIAQQGAHIISYQVDGDEPLIWSNPGALFKSGKPIRGGMPICWPWFGNFQKNPSSVQAMRESDEPAKAHGEVRAIDWELMGVGEDGDALIVEFIQPRAEGHLPGWPHTVGLKLHIRLDTALNVSLVSFNAGAEDVTLSQALHSYFAVSDVGQISVEGLDGVEYLNTLESWDTQNVQVGNITFTGETDRIYQDTPDLISVVDPKWERRIKIQTTGSQSAIVWNPWIDKTKTFDDMQADGWKSMVCVETANVMTDVVTLKPGDMHALSVSIWAEPLAEA
- a CDS encoding acyl-CoA thioesterase, with product MIELEQEDPIPQGDLALQITALPRETNGFGDIFGGWLVSQMDLAGTAMASKVAGGRVATVAIDRMAFLVPVAVGAQLSFYTQTLEIGRSSIQMMVEVWSDDPLSSEWRKVTEAVFVFVAIDGSGRTRSVPARR
- a CDS encoding MFS transporter, coding for MSSVPLSATQPSRPLNRNDYKTLSLSALGGALEFYDFIIFVFFAAVVGKLFFPVDMPEWLRLMQTFGIFAAGYLARPLGGIVMAHFGDLLGRKKMFTLSIFLMAVPTLIMGLLPTYAQIGIWAPMLLLLMRVIQGAAIGGEVPGAWVFVSEHVPARNVGYACGTLTSGLTAGILLGSLVATWINSVYSPVEVSDYAWRIPFLLGGVFGLMSVYLRRWLHETPVFAELQLRKQLAEEVPLKAVLRDHRGAVVLSMLLTWLLSAGVVVVILMTPTLLQKAYGFAPADTLKANSLAIVLLSLGCIGAGALADRVGAGLVFLFGSLGLLVSSWTFYHMIGTHPDLLYPLYAITGLFVGTIGAVPFVMVKAFPPVVRFSGLSFSYNLAYAIFGGLTPMVVSLMFAANPMGPSWYVAILCAMGMGIGIFLMRRKRVES